One Clostridium estertheticum DNA segment encodes these proteins:
- a CDS encoding NUDIX hydrolase: MAENVVNDDKKVFGEKLNGVNYIDRGGVYGIVINEEGKIATIKTPTGYFLPGGGIEKGETHKECLEREFIEETGYEVVIGRYIGKASLYHISKINQYLHGIGYFYVVNLKCKTSYKIEDDHELLWIEAGECVKGLFLKHQAWAVSEALRSKI, translated from the coding sequence ATGGCTGAAAATGTTGTTAATGATGATAAAAAAGTATTTGGTGAAAAACTTAATGGTGTAAACTACATTGATAGAGGTGGTGTATATGGAATAGTGATTAATGAAGAAGGTAAAATTGCTACGATAAAAACACCAACAGGATACTTTTTACCTGGTGGTGGTATTGAGAAGGGAGAAACTCATAAAGAATGTCTTGAAAGAGAATTTATAGAAGAAACAGGATATGAGGTTGTGATAGGAAGATATATTGGTAAGGCTTCACTGTATCATATATCAAAGATAAATCAATATTTACATGGAATAGGATATTTTTATGTTGTAAATTTAAAATGTAAGACAAGCTATAAGATTGAAGATGACCATGAGCTATTATGGATTGAAGCAGGTGAGTGTGTTAAGGGGTTGTTTTTGAAACATCAGGCTTGGGCGGTTTCAGAGGCTTTAAGGTCTAAAATTTAA
- a CDS encoding tyrosine-type recombinase/integrase: MNHRVPITDEVASTVNTAIEMVKSKSTLDNNPKKVLFVKFSGKRKGHPCGAKNVSESLNSLAEKRRIVDESGNTFHFKNHAFRHTKGIELINNGMNLLHVQKGMAHASPEMTLTYAKILDTTMRKSWEEATKQSNSLCTYKEKFMTKVSLHSFMEAFSVKVLKLVAA, from the coding sequence TTGAATCATAGAGTACCTATCACTGATGAAGTTGCTAGTACAGTAAATACAGCCATTGAGATGGTTAAAAGTAAAAGTACTCTTGATAATAATCCTAAAAAGGTTCTCTTTGTTAAATTTTCAGGTAAACGTAAGGGTCATCCTTGTGGTGCCAAGAATGTAAGCGAAAGCCTTAATAGTTTAGCTGAAAAAAGAAGAATAGTTGATGAAAGTGGCAATACATTTCATTTTAAGAACCACGCTTTTAGACATACAAAGGGAATAGAACTTATTAATAATGGAATGAATCTATTGCATGTTCAAAAGGGGATGGCTCATGCATCGCCTGAGATGACACTTACATATGCAAAAATACTTGATACAACTATGAGAAAGTCTTGGGAAGAGGCCACAAAACAAAGCAACAGCTTATGTACTTACAAGGAAAAGTTTATGACAAAGGTTAGCCTCCATAGTTTTATGGAGGCATTTTCAGTAAAGGTTTTGAAACTAGTTGCTGCGTAA
- a CDS encoding BlaI/MecI/CopY family transcriptional regulator, with the protein MYEIPKISNAEWEIMKIIWINPEISSINIIQKLKDKTDWKPATVKTLINRLLTKDAIGFNKLGYEYLYFPLVSEDECIKLESQSFIKRVFNGSIKSMLLTFAQSEEISETDIAELKNILEQSSKTKG; encoded by the coding sequence ATGTATGAAATTCCTAAAATATCAAATGCTGAATGGGAAATAATGAAGATAATATGGATTAATCCTGAAATTTCATCAATTAATATTATACAGAAATTAAAGGATAAAACCGATTGGAAGCCAGCTACAGTTAAAACACTAATAAACAGATTATTAACTAAAGATGCAATCGGATTTAACAAATTGGGTTATGAATATTTATATTTTCCTTTGGTTTCAGAAGATGAATGTATTAAATTAGAAAGCCAATCCTTTATTAAGAGGGTATTTAATGGGTCAATCAAATCTATGCTTTTAACCTTCGCCCAGTCGGAAGAAATATCTGAAACGGATATAGCAGAATTAAAAAACATACTAGAGCAGTCAAGTAAAACGAAAGGTTGA
- a CDS encoding GGDEF domain-containing protein: MYILNTEKDLPIGIIFCDLDNLKVTNDTMGHEFGDKLIVNAFNILKDTFTENSVIARTGGDEFVVIIKDTSLIKVKLLFLSLCESIKQQNTYNPKQKVEVSIGYSFSDTSIGITRKFINIADKSMYKDKHTKKLGTSNHSQIKTPSF; this comes from the coding sequence ATATATATTTTAAATACTGAGAAAGATCTTCCCATAGGTATTATATTTTGTGATTTAGATAATTTGAAAGTAACTAATGATACTATGGGACACGAGTTTGGAGATAAATTAATAGTAAATGCTTTTAATATATTAAAAGACACCTTTACTGAAAACTCAGTTATCGCTAGGACAGGTGGCGATGAGTTTGTAGTAATAATTAAAGATACCTCTCTTATCAAAGTAAAGCTACTGTTCTTATCGCTATGTGAATCAATAAAGCAACAAAATACATATAACCCTAAACAGAAAGTTGAAGTTTCTATAGGATATTCTTTTTCTGATACCTCCATAGGCATAACTAGAAAATTTATTAATATCGCTGATAAAAGCATGTATAAAGATAAACATACAAAAAAGCTAGGTACTTCTAATCATTCTCAGATTAAAACACCTAGCTTTTAA
- a CDS encoding tyrosine-type recombinase/integrase, translated as MKLLLLLDGCSNIRGKFLIQLLWESSMRIGEALALWLEDFEIDARKIQIRDRGELENHAEIKTVCSPRSVDVSADLMNFYLEYIADYHTDEVDTNHVFIKISDDNRYKPLEYQDIVSLFERLKKKTGIDVTPHILRHTSLTELRR; from the coding sequence ATGAAGCTTCTACTCTTATTGGATGGTTGCTCAAATATTAGAGGTAAGTTCCTAATTCAATTGTTATGGGAGAGTTCAATGCGTATAGGAGAAGCACTTGCATTATGGCTTGAAGACTTTGAGATTGATGCTAGGAAGATTCAGATTAGAGACCGTGGAGAACTTGAAAATCATGCAGAAATAAAAACTGTATGTAGCCCTAGAAGTGTAGATGTATCTGCAGATCTAATGAATTTTTATCTGGAATATATAGCAGACTATCACACAGATGAGGTTGATACCAATCATGTGTTTATAAAGATTTCTGATGATAACAGATATAAACCATTGGAGTATCAAGATATTGTTTCTCTATTTGAAAGACTAAAGAAAAAAACAGGAATTGATGTTACACCACATATTTTAAGGCATACATCATTAACAGAGCTTCGTAGATAA
- a CDS encoding stage II sporulation protein P, with product MMRNGVKKDSNGKKLFSVLVFIIIFLLGLILPKSAKADNGEKYLNYFYVMAINNVLAVIKSSNTEQQSTNSKNNIKVSALSFLGMDILNPLSIVTKEIAYLDNNKGSANVSIDNESNGEKRKVFILNPFNLGDKQVSKVGDKVIDTSILGIYNPKLKQTLNKAKPRVLIYHSHTTESYLASDNDKSTDTFNMDLTQGVCEVGDEIAKDLEEDYGIAAINDNTIHNVGDYNGSYKKSRITLNKYLKEYGNFDIIIDLHRDGVLLTHKNEKTKINGVDVAKVMFVMTDENPRYAKQKKLVTSMIGISNKLYPGLMDNRQVYLYHWGYDFYSQDRSDNAMLIEVGNNNTTIEQAKNTGKYLSRIIAEQLNGKK from the coding sequence ATGATGCGGAATGGTGTTAAAAAAGATAGTAATGGAAAGAAACTTTTTAGTGTTTTAGTGTTTATTATTATTTTTTTACTAGGCTTAATCTTACCCAAAAGTGCTAAGGCAGACAATGGAGAAAAATATTTAAATTACTTTTATGTTATGGCTATTAATAATGTATTAGCCGTAATAAAGTCATCAAATACTGAACAGCAGAGTACTAACAGTAAAAATAATATAAAAGTTTCAGCTTTATCATTTTTAGGAATGGATATTTTGAATCCCCTTTCAATAGTAACAAAAGAAATTGCATATTTGGATAATAATAAAGGAAGTGCTAATGTAAGCATAGATAACGAGAGCAATGGTGAAAAAAGAAAAGTATTTATTCTTAATCCTTTTAACTTAGGTGATAAGCAGGTAAGTAAAGTAGGAGATAAAGTAATTGACACTTCTATTTTAGGCATATATAACCCAAAGTTGAAACAAACCCTAAATAAGGCTAAGCCACGAGTGCTTATTTACCATTCTCATACGACCGAATCTTATCTTGCCTCTGACAATGATAAATCTACAGATACTTTTAATATGGACCTAACACAAGGTGTCTGTGAAGTAGGAGATGAAATAGCCAAGGATTTAGAAGAAGATTATGGAATTGCTGCTATAAATGATAATACTATTCATAATGTAGGAGATTATAATGGTTCTTACAAAAAATCTAGAATTACTTTAAATAAGTATTTAAAGGAATATGGTAATTTTGATATAATTATTGATTTACATAGAGATGGTGTTCTATTAACTCATAAAAATGAAAAAACTAAAATAAATGGAGTAGATGTTGCTAAGGTTATGTTTGTAATGACAGATGAAAACCCTAGGTATGCCAAACAGAAAAAGTTAGTAACCTCCATGATAGGAATATCAAATAAATTATATCCAGGTCTTATGGACAACAGACAAGTTTATCTTTATCATTGGGGCTATGATTTCTATAGCCAAGATAGAAGTGATAATGCTATGTTAATTGAGGTAGGAAATAATAATACTACTATTGAACAAGCAAAAAATACTGGTAAGTATTTATCAAGAATCATTGCAGAACAGTTAAATGGAAAGAAATAA
- a CDS encoding phosphodiester glycosidase family protein, whose translation MKKNERKRKTKRKIKMKLVLLFVIFELTFTTITGPFMLYYGPFKNAKTTVVGAAMTTYSLQWLATTFLSKAAIAKIMSTQKVDALVQNNLDGVKVENKDDDSIERYDVKGNKFEGYILIINDPTRLKVGYTSLLGTEGQLTSDIAKDNNAIAAINGGGFKDLDNGTKWTGTGANPVGIIMANGKIVANDITDVNKKTEVVAMTKSGNLLVGPHSLSDMKTVGVTDAVSFGPALIVNGQKTITKGDGGWGIAPRTCVAQRKDGAIIFLVIDGRKLGSLGANLREAQDVLYDYGAVNATNLDGGSSSTLFYDDEVINSPSDSLGERSVPSIMYIESRK comes from the coding sequence ATGAAAAAAAATGAAAGAAAACGAAAAACAAAACGAAAAATAAAAATGAAACTTGTTTTATTATTTGTAATATTTGAATTGACGTTCACAACAATTACTGGCCCATTTATGCTTTATTATGGTCCATTTAAAAATGCGAAGACAACAGTAGTAGGTGCGGCAATGACTACTTATTCATTACAATGGCTTGCAACCACATTTTTATCAAAAGCGGCAATAGCAAAAATCATGAGCACACAAAAGGTGGATGCCTTAGTCCAAAATAACTTAGATGGTGTAAAAGTAGAAAATAAAGATGATGATAGTATAGAAAGATATGATGTAAAAGGAAATAAATTTGAAGGTTACATATTAATAATTAATGATCCAACTAGGTTAAAAGTAGGTTACACAAGTTTGCTTGGTACGGAAGGGCAGCTAACTAGTGATATTGCAAAGGATAACAATGCAATTGCGGCAATCAATGGTGGTGGATTTAAAGATCTAGATAATGGAACTAAATGGACAGGTACAGGAGCAAATCCAGTTGGAATTATAATGGCCAATGGAAAAATCGTTGCTAATGATATAACGGATGTAAATAAAAAAACAGAAGTTGTAGCAATGACTAAATCAGGGAATTTATTAGTTGGTCCTCATAGTCTTTCTGATATGAAAACAGTTGGAGTAACTGATGCAGTATCTTTTGGACCAGCACTTATAGTTAATGGACAAAAAACTATTACTAAAGGTGATGGTGGTTGGGGTATTGCACCTAGAACGTGTGTAGCTCAAAGAAAAGATGGAGCAATAATATTTTTAGTGATTGACGGTAGGAAGTTAGGGAGTTTAGGGGCTAATTTAAGGGAAGCACAGGATGTATTATATGATTATGGTGCTGTTAACGCTACTAACTTAGATGGAGGTTCTTCTTCAACGTTATTTTATGATGATGAAGTTATAAATAGTCCATCAGATAGTTTGGGAGAAAGGTCAGTACCTTCAATTATGTATATAGAGAGTAGAAAATAA
- a CDS encoding M56 family metallopeptidase, which yields MNLLNIFEIIVRSSLIGSIIVFMILITKGIFRNKLNFTFKYYIWLILIIKLIIPFGPQNPLNISDLYKNFYVQSTTNKITQNTETNSSKELTNSDLVDSKLISEVHPSNNTVISNAISIRLNNIFNFGKIFCFIWILGVALSIGILGIGYKKLKNIVSASIKNINGKHSEILKKCMKDMNIRTEVELSYSKRIGSPSLCGLFKPKILIPVSIAANICDEEFKYIIMHELTHLKSKDIAINWAINLLSMIYWFNPILLYGFHKMRQDCEISCDGQVISYLGEGKNIEYGNTIIKVLELGGKCNRIMGTTTMVLNRLEMKRRVIMISKYNKINIKGIILGAVVVFIIGGFGIAINTSSISSDKNISKATTLQIDSLVKTPKSLVTSSVSASPNIKKSVSNSTNHIVPFSTDIVIYNSHPDETYSSGKKVTDVGATISDKLVKEGFNSHLIKCDPPTDYTKSYQATRDMITKNVKQYSNTILLDIHRDITVKEKSDTKKIQFVLTEKNPRYESNKRFVDSLIGNIKNLNGVESEIYFYQYGISFYNEDLSNKASVIEIGNNMSSDSDIEACVNELVSALKITQKVSAN from the coding sequence ATGAATTTACTAAATATTTTTGAGATAATTGTACGTTCATCCTTAATTGGTAGCATAATTGTATTTATGATATTAATTACTAAAGGGATATTTAGAAATAAACTAAATTTTACTTTTAAATATTATATATGGTTAATTTTAATCATTAAATTGATAATTCCTTTTGGACCACAAAACCCTTTAAATATATCTGATTTATATAAAAATTTTTATGTACAAAGTACTACAAATAAAATCACACAAAACACAGAAACTAACTCTTCAAAAGAACTTACAAATTCAGACTTAGTAGATTCAAAATTAATAAGTGAGGTACATCCTTCGAATAATACTGTAATTAGTAACGCCATCAGCATACGTTTAAACAACATATTTAATTTTGGAAAAATATTTTGTTTTATTTGGATATTAGGTGTTGCATTATCAATAGGGATATTAGGTATAGGATATAAAAAATTAAAGAATATCGTTAGTGCTTCTATAAAAAATATAAACGGCAAACATAGTGAAATTTTAAAAAAATGCATGAAAGATATGAATATAAGAACTGAGGTAGAATTATCATATTCTAAGAGGATAGGTAGCCCTTCTTTATGTGGGCTCTTTAAACCAAAGATATTAATTCCAGTCAGTATAGCAGCCAATATTTGTGATGAAGAATTTAAATATATTATAATGCATGAATTAACCCATTTGAAAAGCAAGGATATAGCTATAAATTGGGCTATTAATTTATTGTCCATGATTTATTGGTTTAATCCAATTTTGCTCTATGGTTTTCATAAAATGAGACAAGATTGTGAAATTTCCTGTGATGGTCAAGTTATTTCCTATCTAGGCGAAGGTAAAAACATAGAATATGGAAATACAATAATAAAGGTATTGGAGTTAGGTGGTAAATGCAATAGAATTATGGGAACTACAACAATGGTTTTAAATAGACTGGAAATGAAAAGGAGAGTTATTATGATTTCTAAATATAATAAAATAAATATTAAAGGTATAATACTTGGAGCTGTCGTTGTATTTATTATAGGTGGCTTTGGAATTGCAATAAACACTTCAAGCATAAGTTCAGATAAAAATATTTCTAAAGCTACGACATTACAAATAGACTCATTGGTCAAAACTCCTAAAAGTTTAGTTACATCAAGCGTATCCGCATCACCTAATATAAAAAAATCTGTAAGTAATAGTACTAATCATATAGTACCATTTTCAACTGACATAGTAATATACAATAGTCATCCTGATGAAACCTATTCTTCTGGAAAGAAAGTAACTGATGTGGGCGCTACAATAAGTGATAAGCTTGTTAAAGAAGGTTTTAATAGTCATCTTATAAAGTGTGACCCACCAACAGATTATACAAAATCATATCAAGCAACACGGGATATGATAACAAAAAATGTAAAGCAATATTCAAATACTATTTTATTAGACATACATCGGGATATTACAGTAAAGGAAAAATCTGATACGAAAAAAATTCAATTTGTACTTACTGAAAAAAATCCGCGTTATGAATCAAATAAAAGATTCGTTGACAGTCTAATAGGAAATATTAAAAATTTAAATGGAGTTGAATCAGAAATATACTTTTATCAATATGGAATATCTTTTTACAATGAAGACTTATCTAACAAAGCATCAGTTATTGAGATTGGAAATAATATGTCAAGCGACAGTGATATTGAAGCTTGTGTAAATGAACTAGTTTCAGCATTAAAGATTACCCAAAAGGTTTCAGCTAACTAA
- a CDS encoding nuclear transport factor 2 family protein, translating to MKNEMKNELREVLNIFEEAYIQRDVSKVDSFMDALFDKDENVIVVGTSCGELCLGYEEVKDIFSSDWEYWGDLRINADEATIIPLGNTALIHTTGSIKYSFYSNDDTYTRHLGYIKQYFDGVSFDSQKPDKVKLTEINWKLCHLLNKWDGEERHYLWDLRISFVLVKKGSRWIIRQMQFSLPVVGYMPDVRIENIGYDIEGFNAEENKMKNYSINNTLQYEDEILNLLHAFNNEYLQEDKRIDIMASKYFTAYDSLIVNTDKTVYGNQEEIMKLIEDHRKCYDEMKLDYQNCLINSNEDVVWIVTHGTMKKVISENSAFENTVDIIKNIFTSDLDDKGKLFNVRRRIAETLRENARGEEYIWPFRFEAVLIREKGSWVFKYLQFSLPFNWMLEGKTEASSILK from the coding sequence ATGAAAAACGAGATGAAAAATGAATTAAGAGAAGTATTAAATATATTTGAAGAGGCTTATATACAAAGAGATGTAAGCAAAGTTGATAGTTTCATGGATGCATTATTTGATAAAGATGAAAATGTAATTGTGGTTGGTACAAGCTGTGGTGAATTGTGTTTGGGCTATGAAGAAGTTAAAGATATATTTTCAAGTGATTGGGAATATTGGGGAGACTTGAGAATTAATGCTGATGAGGCTACTATAATACCACTTGGAAACACAGCTCTAATCCACACTACAGGTTCAATTAAATATTCTTTTTATAGTAATGATGATACTTATACACGTCATTTAGGTTATATTAAGCAATATTTTGATGGAGTTTCTTTTGATAGCCAAAAGCCTGATAAAGTAAAGTTAACTGAAATCAATTGGAAGTTATGTCATTTGTTAAATAAATGGGATGGTGAGGAAAGACATTATTTATGGGATTTGCGTATTTCCTTTGTGCTAGTAAAAAAAGGATCAAGATGGATTATAAGACAAATGCAATTTTCACTTCCTGTAGTTGGATATATGCCAGATGTACGAATTGAGAATATTGGTTATGATATAGAGGGTTTTAATGCAGAAGAAAATAAAATGAAGAATTATTCCATAAACAATACGTTACAATATGAAGATGAAATATTAAACCTTCTTCATGCTTTTAATAATGAATACTTGCAAGAAGATAAAAGGATAGACATAATGGCTAGTAAATATTTCACTGCTTATGATTCATTAATTGTTAATACAGACAAAACTGTTTATGGTAACCAAGAAGAAATCATGAAATTGATAGAAGATCATAGAAAATGTTACGATGAAATGAAATTAGATTATCAAAATTGCTTAATTAATTCAAATGAAGATGTGGTTTGGATAGTCACTCACGGTACTATGAAAAAAGTAATTTCCGAAAACAGTGCCTTTGAGAATACAGTAGACATAATCAAGAATATTTTTACAAGTGATTTAGACGATAAAGGTAAGCTTTTTAATGTTAGAAGGAGAATTGCGGAAACTCTCAGGGAAAATGCTAGAGGAGAAGAATATATTTGGCCATTTAGGTTTGAAGCAGTACTTATTCGAGAAAAGGGAAGTTGGGTATTCAAATATCTTCAATTTTCTCTTCCATTTAATTGGATGCTTGAAGGGAAAACAGAGGCATCTTCAATCTTAAAATAG
- a CDS encoding 2'-5' RNA ligase family protein encodes MLKRCIMIFLRFDNGQIIDSVRERYDPLENHVKPHITLVFPFDSGIETSELKDHISTVLYKSSPFEVILNGITPTNAFGKYLFLNIQKGGNEIIEMHKRLYTGILQDYYPEWLKGKVFLPHMTVGNFDNEEDFIVAINETRNIIDSFKTTVNEISVEIIDENEDSIIELNIPLE; translated from the coding sequence TTGTTAAAAAGATGTATTATGATTTTTCTTAGATTTGATAATGGACAAATAATTGATAGTGTAAGAGAGAGATATGACCCTCTTGAAAATCATGTAAAACCACATATTACTCTTGTTTTTCCATTTGATAGTGGAATAGAAACTAGTGAATTAAAAGACCACATTTCAACCGTTTTATATAAAAGTAGTCCCTTTGAAGTTATTCTAAATGGAATTACACCCACTAATGCTTTTGGGAAGTATCTATTTCTTAATATACAAAAGGGTGGGAACGAAATTATTGAAATGCATAAAAGACTATATACAGGCATTTTACAAGATTATTATCCAGAGTGGCTAAAAGGAAAAGTTTTCTTGCCACATATGACTGTTGGCAACTTTGATAATGAAGAAGATTTTATAGTGGCAATTAATGAAACCAGAAATATCATTGATTCATTTAAAACCACTGTTAATGAAATAAGTGTAGAAATTATTGATGAAAATGAAGATTCAATAATAGAGCTTAATATTCCTTTGGAGTGA
- a CDS encoding inorganic pyrophosphatase → MNYNNQQFWSMLDDLVSDSEIVIDRPKGSRDPKYPDMIYEVDYGYLKNTTSMDGDGIDIWRGTDEKHEIDSIICIVDLLKKDSEIKILIGCTNNEKEMIYRVHNNYEFMKGILISRLG, encoded by the coding sequence ATGAATTATAATAATCAACAATTTTGGAGTATGTTAGACGATTTAGTAAGTGATTCTGAAATAGTAATAGATAGACCAAAAGGTTCAAGAGACCCTAAATATCCTGATATGATATATGAAGTTGATTATGGATATTTAAAAAATACAACTTCTATGGATGGTGACGGAATTGACATATGGCGAGGAACAGATGAAAAACATGAAATTGATTCTATTATATGTATTGTAGATTTATTAAAAAAAGATTCTGAAATTAAAATACTGATTGGTTGTACTAATAATGAAAAAGAAATGATATATAGAGTTCATAATAATTACGAGTTTATGAAGGGGATTTTAATATCAAGGTTAGGATAA
- a CDS encoding HIT family protein, with translation MYNHAPKDYICPFCLIVNRIENEHLYTKQGDIVYKDDYVTAFIGAGWWKNNKGHIIIIPNSHFENIYDLPSEFSIKIHELEKKIAIALKTVYKCDGISSRQHNEPCGNQDVWHYHLHVYPRYKDDNLYLTDRELSKPQERIEYAEKLRNYFNNKNI, from the coding sequence ATGTATAATCATGCCCCAAAGGACTATATTTGCCCCTTTTGCTTAATAGTCAATAGAATTGAAAATGAACATTTGTATACTAAACAGGGCGATATAGTATATAAAGATGACTATGTGACTGCTTTTATTGGTGCTGGTTGGTGGAAAAATAACAAAGGGCATATCATTATTATTCCCAACAGTCATTTTGAGAATATTTATGATTTACCTAGTGAATTTTCTATTAAAATACATGAATTAGAAAAGAAAATTGCTATTGCACTTAAAACTGTTTATAAATGCGATGGAATATCATCAAGACAGCATAATGAACCTTGTGGAAATCAAGATGTATGGCATTATCATCTCCATGTATATCCAAGATATAAAGATGATAATTTATATCTAACAGACAGGGAACTATCAAAACCACAAGAACGTATAGAATATGCAGAAAAATTAAGAAATTATTTTAATAATAAAAACATTTAA
- a CDS encoding VOC family protein, with product MKIEHVAIWTKDIEKLKKFYVDYSDGIAGDKYINIKKKFESYFIKFESGSRLEIMQMTTIPPNLNDAINQYIGLIHIAFSVGGIEKVNRLTDTLRKAGYMVVSEPRYTGDGYYESCILDHDGNRIEITA from the coding sequence ATGAAAATCGAACATGTAGCAATATGGACTAAAGATATTGAAAAACTAAAGAAATTTTATGTAGATTATTCTGATGGCATTGCTGGGGATAAATATATTAATATCAAAAAAAAATTCGAATCATATTTTATTAAATTTGAATCAGGTTCTAGACTTGAAATTATGCAGATGACGACAATTCCTCCAAATTTAAATGATGCTATTAATCAATATATTGGCTTAATTCACATTGCTTTCTCTGTAGGGGGTATTGAAAAGGTTAATAGACTTACTGATACATTAAGAAAAGCAGGTTACATGGTAGTAAGTGAACCGCGTTATACTGGAGATGGTTACTATGAGAGTTGCATTTTGGACCATGATGGAAATCGAATAGAGATAACAGCATAA